The following coding sequences lie in one Spinacia oleracea cultivar Varoflay chromosome 1, BTI_SOV_V1, whole genome shotgun sequence genomic window:
- the LOC110785592 gene encoding RNA pseudouridine synthase 3, mitochondrial — translation MSIALHRNHRYLRLPYQLITSIRHYSRISPPRPTGPDQVIRVVNNIAQLGSPKEGPKPRQLLSLPPFPSDPLPDKSSTKCLNGNQRTRVTAISWVKYYFDEVHDSVIQSHFNKGLVQIEYPSMKGSSSTQGKKSIRKIKHNEPMKAGAKIHVPVSIAESRISRRFDPIPCGTLYPNADEIAYLQRLVMYKDSAIIVLNKPPKLPVKGNLPIHNSMDALAAAALSYDYEEGPQLVHRLDRESSGILLMGRTKESTSYLQQLFSNMNVAKTSCLAWNDACGATFMKYWALVIGSPREKEGVICAPLTKVLLDDGKTERVMLAHPSGLEASQEAMTEYRVLGPMINGCSWIELRPHTSRKHQLRVHCAEALGTPIVGDYKYGWFVHQKWKQTPQVNIEPISGEPYKLRRPDGLDVQKGSVLSKVPLLHLHCRELVLPNVAKFLGVLGQKSSDYRPKLSEKPNVLRVVASMPSHMKISWNLMSSYLV, via the exons CAAGTGATTCGGGTGGTGAATAATATAGCCCAATTGGGAAGCCCGAAAGAGGGTCCTAAACCCCGTCAGCTTCTCTCTCTGCCTCCGTTCCCGTCCGACCCCTTGCCTGACAAAAGTTCGACGAAATGCCTCAATGGGAATCAGCGTACCCGGGTCACTGCAATCAGTTGGGTCAAGTATTATTTTGATGAAGTTCATGATTCCGTTATCCAATCCCATTTTAATAAAGGCCTT GTGCAAATAGAATATCCGAGTATGAAAGGCTCATCGAGCACCCAAGGGAAGAAATCCATAAGGAAG ATTAAGCACAACGAACCCATGAAGGCAGGTGCGAAAATTCATGTACCTGTGTCAATTGCTGAAAGTAGGATTTCCAGGAGATTTGATCCTATACCATGTGGAACATTGTATCCAAATGCTGATGAAATAGCTTACTTGCAGAGGCTTGTTATGTACAAG GATTCTGCTATTATTGTGCTTAACAAGCCTCCAAAATTACCTGTGAAG GGGAATTTGCCAATTCATAACAGCATGGATGCTCTAGCTGCTGCTGCATTATCTTATGATTACGAGGAGGGTCCTCAGTTG GTACATCGTCTTGACAGAGAAAGTAGTGGTATTCTCTTGATGGGAAGGACAAAGGAGAGCACTTCTTATCTTCAACAACTATTCAGCAACATGAATGTGGCAAAAACATCATGTCTG GCCTGGAATGATGCATGTGGAGCAACATTCATGAAATATTGGGCATTAGTGATTGGATCTCCCAGAGAAAAGGAAGGTGTAATATGTGCTCCTCTCACGAAG GTGCTTCTCGATGATGGAAAAACCGAGAGGGTAATGTTGGCTCATCCATCAGGTTTAGAAGCTTCTCAAGAAGCTATGACTGAATATCGGGTACTTGGCCCTATGATAAATGGGTGTTCATGGATTGAGCTACGCCCACATACCAGCCGAAAACATCAG CTGCGAGTCCACTGTGCTGAAGCTCTTGGCACACCTATTGTGGGTGACTACAAGTATGGTTGGTTTGTGCATCAGAAGTGGAAGCAGACACCTCAAGTTAACATCGAGCCAATAAGTGGCGAGCCTTACAAGTTGCGGCGGCCAGACGGTTTGGATGTCCAAAAAGGAAGTGTTCTATCTAAAGTTCCATTGTTACACCTCCATTGCAGAGAGCTTGTTCTCCCTAATGTTGCTAAGTTCCTCGGAGTTTTGGGACAGAAGTCTTCAGATTATCGTCCTAAGCTCAGTGAAAAGCCGAATGTCCTCCGTGTTGTTGCATCAATGCCTTCCCACATGAAAATTAGTTGGAATCTCATGTCCTCTTATTTGGTGTGA